The Setaria viridis chromosome 6, Setaria_viridis_v4.0, whole genome shotgun sequence genome contains a region encoding:
- the LOC140223171 gene encoding uncharacterized protein: protein MAVSSSIADLPVSLQPLSRHPMVGAAGLRDGGRVMLRKWLDFWPNSGDLVPAEEFRDGFVRKVVFSASPEQERYFAVVIGGFHKYAMYARAGAAAWETLRDARGNPVSLVHDAVHVEVLEFDLAGCDNDGDVHGGGDDEEEDRGHSPRVSFFAEPLALTESFAYSARDGSGMQLENHLVLIDGEVYQIWAALVVVPPDEEDEEDSGEAMTHRHHIEEAGVVRFDPEKSTCWTEVADLRDWAVLVGRNETVAVRAGDVPGVRGSCVYFIDSKLDGVVCAFDLRSGQAEVLGGDVLREACSSAMAPPGSSSHPPVWFLPSLK from the exons ATGGCGGTGAGCAGCAGCATCGCCGACTTACCCGTCTCCCTGCAGCCGCTCAGCAGGCACCCCAtggtcggcgccgccggcctccgggACGGCGGCCGCGTCATGTTGCGTAAGTGGCTCGACTTCTggcccaactccggcgacctcGTCCCGGCGGAGGAGTTCAGGGACGGCTTCGTCCGGAAGGTGGTGTTCTCGGCGAGCCCCGAGCAGGAGCGCTACTTCGCCGTGGTGATCGGCGGCTTCCACAAGTACGCCATGTACGCCAGGGCCGGTGCCGCCGCGTGGGAGACGCTGCGCGACGCGCGCGGGAACCCGGTGTCCCTCGTGCACGACGCCGTGCACGTCGAG GTCCTCGAGTTCGACCTCGCCGGCTGCGACAACGACGGCGACGTCCACGGCGGTggtgacgacgaggaggaggaccgtGGGCACTCTCCTAGGGTGAGCTTCTTCGCGGAGCCGTTGGCTCTGACCGAGTCGTTCGCCTACTCCGCCCGAGACGGCTCGGGGATGCAGTTGGAAAACCACCTCGTCCTCATCGACGGCGAGGTTTACCAGATATGGGCGGCGCTGGTGGTCGTGCCACCggatgaggaggatgaagaagactccGGCGAGGCAATGACGCACCGCCATCACATCGAGGAGGCCGGCGTCGTGAGGTTCGACCCGGAGAAAAGCACGTGCTGGACGGAGGTGGCGGATCTCCGCGACTGGGCCGTGCTCGTCGGGAGGAACGAGACGGTGGCCGTGCGCGCCGGCGACGTGCCCGGGGTGCGCGGCAGCTGCGTCTACTTCATCGACAGCAAGCTGGACGGGGTGGTCTGCGCGTTCGACTTGAGGAGCGGGCAGGCGGAGGTTTTGGGTGGTGACGTGCTACGAGAAGCGTGCTCGTCGGCGATGGCGCCGCCCGGGTCCAGCTCGCACCCGCCGGTTTGGTTCCTGCCGTCGTTGAAGTAG